In the genome of Telluria mixta, the window CGCGTGGCGCTCGTGTCGGATGCGGGCACGCCGGCCGTGTCCGACCCGGGCGCGCGCATCGTCGACGCCGTGCGCGACGCCGGCCTGCACGTCGTCCCCGTGCCCGGCTCATCGGCTGCCATCGCGGCGCTGTCGGCAAGTGGCCTCGTGAACGACCGCTTCTATTTTGTCGGCTTCCTGCCCGCGAAGACGAAGCAGCGCGAAGCGGAACTGGCCACGCTCAAGGCCGTGCCGGCGACGCTCGTGTTCTATGAGGCACCGCATCGCATCATGGACTGTGTGGAATCTCTCGTCGCCGCATTCGAGCCGACGCGCCAGGTGGTCTTTGCGCGTGAGCTTACGAAATTGTTCGAGGAAATCCACCGCTGCCCGCTTTCTGACGCCCTGGCTTGGGTGAAGGCCGATGCCAACCGCGAACGCGGCGAATTCGTCGTGCTGGTCGAGGGCGCGCAGACGGAGGACGATGAAGGCGATGTCGAAGCGGAGCGCGTGCTGCGCATCCTGCTGGAAGAGTGTTCGGTGAAACAGGCCGCCGCGCTGGCGGCGCAGATCACCGGGAAAAAGAAGAACGCGTTGTACGAGCGGGCATTGCAGATCAAGGGCGCCGAGTAGGCATCGTTACCACTTGCACCCGCTGTCCTTCTTGTCCATCGCGAGGAAGATCGGCGCCAGCAAGCCCCCGGGCACGCCATCCTTGCAGTCCGGCCGCTTGGCCTGCTTGATCGCCCGTTCGAACTTGCTTTCCGTTTGCAGTTGCGGTTTCGGCAAGCGTTCGAGCGCCGTGCCCACCTTGTCCGGATCGGGTTCGTTGGCCAGCTTCGACGCCATGCCGCGCGCCATGCTGCGGGCGGCGTCGACGTCGAAATGCCGCGTCGTCGCAGGTTCCGGCGGCGGCGCGGGCGTGTCCGGTGCCGGTTTCACGGCATAGGTTTCCTCGGTCGACTGGCGTTTTTCCACTGGCACGGCGATCACGGGGCGGGTTTTCTTGGCGGGAGGCTGCGCGCGCGGGATCGGTTTGGCCGGCGTCTCGGCCGGTTTCACTTCGACGGGCGGCGCTGGCGGCGGCGGCGCGGCTTGTAAACGGATCGTGAGCCGTTCCGGCGGCGCGGCGGGCAACGTCGTTGCGGGCTGGCGATAGACAGCGAGCAGCACCACGTGCGCGAGCACCGACAGCGCAATGCCCGCCGCGATGCGGTTGACCTGCTTGCGGTCGGGGAGGGCGCCGTCGATGTTGTCGATTGCAAACGTCACGTCTTCACCTGTACGGAAAACCACGAATTCACGGGCTTTCCTTGACCTGGACAGTACCCGGACGGTATGATGGCTGTCTTCGGAGTGTAGCGCAGCCCGGTAGCGCATCTGGTTTGGGACCAGAGGGTCCAAGGTTCGAATCCTTGTACTCCGACCAGTATAGCAAGAGGCCGACGAGAGATCGTCGGCCTTTTTCATTTGTTACAAGCTCTTCTTCGCCAATAACGCATTGCCCGCGCGGCTCGCGCCCTTGCGGCCGAGATGCTGCGAAATGAACGCGCCCGCCTCCACGACGAGATCGAGGTCGATGCCCGTCTCGATACCCAGTCCGTTCAGCATGTAGACCACATCCTCCGTCGCCACGTTGCCCGTCGCCCCCTTTGCATACGGGCAACCGCCCAGGCCCGACACGGACGAGTGGAAGATCGTGACGCCCAGTTCCAGGCTGGCGTAGATGTTGGCGAGTGCCTGGCCGTAGGTGTCGTGGAAGTGGCCGGAGATGCGGTCCAGCGCGAACGCGCGCGCCGCCGCTTCCATCACGGCCTGCGTCTTGCGTGGGGTCGAGACGCCGATCGTGTCGGCGATGTCGATTTCATCGCAGCCGAGGTCGCGCATGCGGCCCACGACGTCGGCGACGGCATCCAGCGGCACGTCGCCCTGGTACGGGCAGCCGAACGCGCAGCTGATGCTGCCGCGCAGGCGCAGGCCGTTGTCCTTCGCTGCTTTCGCCACGGGTTCGAAGCGCGCGATGGATTCCGCGATCGAGCAGTTGATGTTCCGCTGCGAGAACGCTTCCGACGCGGAGCCGAAGATCACGACTTCATCCGCTTTTGCGGCCAGCGCCGCCTCGAAGCCCTGCATGTTCGGCGTCAGCGCGGAATACAGCGTGCCGGGACGGCGCGCGATGCCGGCCATGACCTCCGTGCTGGTCGCCATTTGCGGCACCCACTTCGGCGAGACGAACGACGCCGCCTCGATATTGCGGAAGCCCGCGCGGGAAAGGCGGTCGACCAGTTCGATCTTGACCGCGGCGGACACCGCTTCCTTTTCGTTCTGCAGCCCGTCGCGCGGGCCGACCTCGACGATCCTGACGTGTTTGGGGAGTGAATTGTGCATGGTGGTTTCCTAGTAGCCGCGGGCGCGGTCGACGATGTCGTCGATGGCCTCGCCCCGTTCCAGCTTCTCGATCTTCGCCGCGATCTGGCGCACCGCTTCCTCGCGCAGGGTGAGCGCGGAGATGTGCGGCGTGATGGTGATGCGCGGCTCGTTCCAGAACGGATGCGGGGCCGGCAGCGGTTCGTTGCGGAACACGTCCAGGGTGGCGCCCGCGATGTGGCCGGCGCGGATCAACGCCAGCAGGTCCGGCTCGGCCAGCAGCGCGCCGCGTGCCACGTTGATCACGTAGGCGCCTTCGGGCAGCTGCGACAGGTGCGCGCGGTCGAGCAGGTTCGTCGTCTCGGGCGTGAGCGGCAGCATGCAGACGAGGACCTGCGTGCCGGACAAAAAATCGCCCAGTTCGTCCATGCCGGCAAAGCATGGCACGCCCGGCACGTCCTTCGGCGACCGGCTCCAGCCGCGCACGGGAAACCCGAGCTGGCGCAGGGTGCGCAGCACGGGCATCCCGAGCTTGCCGAGGCCCAGCACGCCGACGGTGAAGTCGGCCTTGCGACGGCGCGTTTCCAGCGGGTTCCAGATGCCCTGGCGCGCCTGCTGTTCGTAATCGTCGAAGCGGCGGAAGTAGCGCAGGGTCGCATACGCCACGTACTCCGCCATCTGCTCGGCCATGCCCGCATCGCCCAGGCGGACGATGGGGACGGGCGGCAGCGCGTCGCCGAACTTCAGCAGCGCGTCGACGCCGGCGCCCATCAGGAAGATCGCCTTCACGTGAGCCAGCTGGTCGAGCAGCTGCGGCGTCGGCGCCCACACGACGGCGTAGTCGCAAGGTGGTTGCGACGCCAGCGACATGTTCTCGCGCCACACGACGGTCTCCGCGTGCGGCAATGCATCAGCAAAATCACGGGCCCACGGTTCGATGACACCGTCACCCCTGTACAGCAGTATCCGCATCATTCGTCTCCTGATAATTGTTATGGATTGCGTGTGCTGTCTCGTTGGTGTTTCTGCGCCGTGGTCTCCGCCACGGCGTGTATTACGCTGCCGCCTTGAAGGCCAGCAGCGGTGCGCCATCCGCGACCTGGTCGCCGACCTGGTACAAGACTTCCTCGACCAGGCCATCGCTCGGTGCGGCAATCGTGTGTTCCATCTTCATCGCTTCCATGATCACGAGCGGCTCGCCCTTTTTGACGAGCTGCCCGCTGGATGCGATCACCGCCACCACCTTGCCCGGCATCGGTGCCGTCAGGCGGCCGTCTGCCGTTTCGTGCTCGCCGGCATGCGCGAGCGGGTCGTGCCAATCCAGCACGTGGTGCAGGCCGCCGGTGAACACGTGCAGCGTTTCGCCGTCGCGCCGCACCGTGCCCTGGATGGCCTGGCCGTCCAGGCGGATCGCGTAGCGGCTGTCATGCTGCGAGACAAGCGCCAGCGGATGCGGCTTGCCGTCCGCTTCGAGCGTCCACCCGTGCGCATGATAGGCCATGTCGATTGCATAGACCTTGGCCTGGGTCGTGGCCGCGTACTCGTCGCCGAATGCCAGCCGGCGGCGGTACGTGCCGTTCATGCGCCAGCCGTGGGTGCTGGTCCACGGGTCGGCCGCGTTGCTGCTGGTCGACGTTTCCGCCGCGACGAGGGCAACGGCCGCCAGCGCCAGCGCGGGCAACGGTGCCGGACCTGCCGGCGGGAACAGCGTTGCCGTGTTCCGTTCGATCAAGCCCGTGTCCAGGTCGGCATGCGCGAAGGCATCGCCTTCGACGAGGCGTTTCAGGAACGCGATATTCGTCGCGAGGCCGACGATGTGGAATTCGGACAGCGCCTGCGCCATACGCGCCAGCGCCTGTGCGCGGTCCGCGCCCCACACGATCAGCTTCGCGATCATCGGATCGTAGAACGG includes:
- the rsmI gene encoding 16S rRNA (cytidine(1402)-2'-O)-methyltransferase; the encoded protein is MTETQSSQIAQLPVMGEAAQQSYPTATLYVVATPIGNVTDITLRALHVLLLADVVACEDTRKTGALLTRFGLNKQMIAAHQHNEREVAEKIITRLRAGERVALVSDAGTPAVSDPGARIVDAVRDAGLHVVPVPGSSAAIAALSASGLVNDRFYFVGFLPAKTKQREAELATLKAVPATLVFYEAPHRIMDCVESLVAAFEPTRQVVFARELTKLFEEIHRCPLSDALAWVKADANRERGEFVVLVEGAQTEDDEGDVEAERVLRILLEECSVKQAAALAAQITGKKKNALYERALQIKGAE
- a CDS encoding hydroxymethylglutaryl-CoA lyase — translated: MHNSLPKHVRIVEVGPRDGLQNEKEAVSAAVKIELVDRLSRAGFRNIEAASFVSPKWVPQMATSTEVMAGIARRPGTLYSALTPNMQGFEAALAAKADEVVIFGSASEAFSQRNINCSIAESIARFEPVAKAAKDNGLRLRGSISCAFGCPYQGDVPLDAVADVVGRMRDLGCDEIDIADTIGVSTPRKTQAVMEAAARAFALDRISGHFHDTYGQALANIYASLELGVTIFHSSVSGLGGCPYAKGATGNVATEDVVYMLNGLGIETGIDLDLVVEAGAFISQHLGRKGASRAGNALLAKKSL
- a CDS encoding 2-hydroxyacid dehydrogenase, whose product is MRILLYRGDGVIEPWARDFADALPHAETVVWRENMSLASQPPCDYAVVWAPTPQLLDQLAHVKAIFLMGAGVDALLKFGDALPPVPIVRLGDAGMAEQMAEYVAYATLRYFRRFDDYEQQARQGIWNPLETRRRKADFTVGVLGLGKLGMPVLRTLRQLGFPVRGWSRSPKDVPGVPCFAGMDELGDFLSGTQVLVCMLPLTPETTNLLDRAHLSQLPEGAYVINVARGALLAEPDLLALIRAGHIAGATLDVFRNEPLPAPHPFWNEPRITITPHISALTLREEAVRQIAAKIEKLERGEAIDDIVDRARGY